A single Pseudoalteromonas phenolica DNA region contains:
- a CDS encoding MHYT domain-containing protein, with protein MPTSSLLDLFVIPSESILIYGHYHGWLVILSIFIAIFASFMGLQVASQVTPETKPARRHSMLLIGSFALGGGIWSMHFIGMLAFDLCTNVEYNGQLTFISMLPGIFASWVALNFLTQNRKGFIPLLIGGVLVGAGIGAMHYTGMAAMEMAPLLRYDTFFFILSIVVAVTLAMLSLWIHFGLTSLNKPYFKRPFPELLASAIMGCAITGMHYTGMAAARFVRPPGLELSEQTSEISMYLALGISVTTAIIICLVLGLNLILKYKDISIVASENEHRLRAMMATAVDGIISIDSNGIILNINQATEKLLGWQSNELIGKNVNILVPAPFHGEHDGYLKRYLETGEANIIGKGREVSAVHKDGSLVAIRLAIGHVNLNSGDIFVAFISDIRPRLKMEQALRENEEKFRSLITNIPGIAYRCKDTPEWPMIYISDAVENLTGYAPEDFLLPDPTISFSQLYHPEDKEKIIDKFNFNGPFKLEYRIIDRAGQERWMMEQGTHIKDLERNETWIDGFIMDITERKEMEQALRQAKDRAEQAATARANFMANMSHEIRTPMNAIIGFSDILIENNTQLEQQHHLKTINNSAKSLLHLLNDILDSAKLDKGKLELEKRNFSLYQEVDEVISTLWLQARNKNLQLSVEVSPKLRDAYYGSPERIRQVLTNLLSNAIKFTEHGTVKVSVEPQENNIINFVIEDTGIGMTQAQLQRVFDAFTQADASMSRRFGGTGLGTTISKQLVELMGGTITAQSTKGVGSQFSFTLPLKPVSTPEIEQKQENIALPKLTILVVDDIQQNIELLTLLLEREGHRVITARDGQQALIRMASEDNLDLVIMDIQMPVKDGLTASRERREYELNKRLKRLPIIAFTASVLKDDKLAAKQAGMDGFAKKPVDLHALFSEIARVLDITTVEEPLSVQDNTQGKLIDERKGIALWGSKEDFYNQINLFITQYESNLANLATLFEQQQWPTLQAELHKLKGICGNLSLTKLMRQLEKLETVATTEQQQAKATLHDIAESIDQLKSEVTTQIQQKAIADVNNKSDNLCGLTEALKALKSTLEQNEIDETILDQLTQYQMPQFASEVEAITSAVNDFEFSQAVMLTEQLIKKVS; from the coding sequence ATGCCTACTTCTTCTTTGCTCGACCTCTTCGTAATTCCTTCCGAGAGTATTCTCATATACGGGCACTATCATGGCTGGTTAGTTATACTTTCAATATTCATTGCTATTTTTGCATCATTCATGGGACTGCAAGTAGCCTCCCAAGTGACACCAGAAACCAAGCCAGCAAGACGACATAGCATGTTATTAATTGGTAGTTTTGCACTCGGTGGAGGAATTTGGAGTATGCATTTTATTGGCATGCTCGCTTTCGATCTGTGTACCAATGTTGAATATAACGGACAACTCACATTTATTTCTATGCTACCCGGTATTTTTGCTTCCTGGGTCGCACTCAATTTTCTTACCCAAAACAGGAAAGGGTTCATCCCCTTATTAATTGGCGGTGTGCTCGTTGGTGCAGGGATAGGAGCGATGCATTATACAGGGATGGCAGCAATGGAAATGGCACCTCTCCTTCGCTACGATACTTTCTTTTTTATTTTGTCTATTGTCGTTGCCGTGACATTGGCAATGCTATCTTTGTGGATCCATTTTGGCTTAACTTCGTTAAATAAACCGTACTTCAAACGACCATTCCCCGAGCTTCTAGCAAGCGCCATAATGGGGTGCGCCATTACCGGCATGCATTATACTGGGATGGCAGCAGCACGCTTTGTAAGACCCCCAGGTCTAGAACTCAGCGAGCAAACATCTGAGATCTCAATGTATCTTGCATTAGGTATTTCAGTGACCACAGCTATCATCATTTGTTTAGTCCTCGGCTTGAATTTGATCCTTAAATATAAGGATATTTCTATTGTCGCATCAGAAAACGAACATCGTTTACGTGCCATGATGGCCACAGCCGTAGATGGCATTATTAGTATCGATAGCAATGGCATTATATTAAATATTAACCAAGCTACTGAGAAACTATTGGGCTGGCAAAGTAATGAACTGATAGGCAAGAATGTTAATATTCTTGTGCCTGCCCCATTCCATGGTGAGCATGACGGCTACCTCAAACGTTATTTAGAAACAGGTGAAGCCAATATTATTGGTAAAGGAAGAGAGGTCAGTGCTGTTCATAAAGACGGGTCATTAGTAGCCATTAGGCTCGCAATAGGGCACGTTAATTTAAACAGCGGAGACATTTTTGTCGCCTTTATTTCAGATATTCGACCGCGTCTGAAAATGGAACAAGCGCTACGAGAAAATGAAGAAAAGTTCCGTTCTTTGATAACCAATATTCCGGGCATTGCTTACCGCTGTAAAGATACACCTGAGTGGCCAATGATTTATATCAGTGATGCCGTCGAAAACTTAACAGGCTATGCCCCTGAAGACTTTTTACTCCCAGATCCAACAATTAGCTTCTCACAGCTTTATCACCCTGAAGACAAAGAAAAGATCATCGATAAGTTTAATTTTAATGGGCCATTTAAGCTCGAATATCGAATTATCGATCGCGCAGGCCAAGAGCGCTGGATGATGGAGCAAGGTACTCACATCAAAGATTTAGAACGCAATGAAACTTGGATAGATGGCTTTATCATGGACATTACCGAGCGTAAAGAAATGGAACAAGCTCTAAGGCAAGCTAAAGATCGTGCTGAACAAGCTGCAACAGCGCGAGCAAACTTCATGGCGAATATGAGTCATGAGATTAGAACGCCCATGAATGCCATTATAGGGTTCAGTGATATCTTGATTGAAAACAATACTCAACTTGAACAACAGCACCATTTAAAGACAATTAATAACTCAGCAAAATCTCTATTGCACTTACTCAATGATATCCTAGATAGTGCAAAACTTGATAAAGGCAAGTTAGAGTTAGAAAAGCGCAACTTCTCTTTATATCAAGAAGTGGACGAAGTCATCTCGACACTTTGGCTGCAAGCAAGAAATAAAAACCTTCAATTATCTGTCGAAGTATCACCCAAATTAAGAGATGCTTACTACGGCTCTCCAGAGCGTATTCGCCAAGTGCTAACAAACTTGCTCAGTAACGCGATTAAATTTACAGAACATGGAACAGTAAAAGTCTCGGTAGAACCTCAGGAAAACAACATAATAAACTTTGTGATTGAGGATACTGGCATAGGGATGACGCAAGCGCAGTTACAAAGAGTATTCGATGCTTTTACCCAAGCAGATGCCTCTATGAGCCGTCGTTTCGGTGGAACAGGCCTTGGCACGACAATCAGCAAACAACTTGTTGAATTGATGGGGGGGACAATAACAGCACAAAGTACGAAAGGTGTCGGTTCACAATTTAGTTTCACCTTACCTCTTAAACCCGTTTCAACCCCTGAAATTGAACAAAAACAAGAAAATATCGCTTTACCTAAACTCACAATTCTCGTTGTAGATGACATTCAACAAAATATCGAGTTACTTACATTATTGCTAGAACGCGAAGGTCATCGGGTCATTACGGCTCGCGATGGGCAACAAGCACTCATCAGAATGGCCTCTGAAGACAATCTAGATCTCGTTATTATGGATATTCAGATGCCTGTCAAAGATGGCTTAACGGCCTCTAGAGAAAGGCGAGAATACGAACTCAACAAACGACTAAAGCGATTACCTATTATCGCCTTCACCGCCAGTGTGCTCAAAGACGATAAATTGGCAGCTAAACAAGCTGGCATGGATGGTTTTGCGAAAAAACCCGTCGACCTTCATGCGTTATTCTCCGAAATCGCTCGCGTACTCGATATCACAACCGTAGAAGAACCCCTGTCGGTTCAAGACAACACCCAAGGCAAACTAATCGATGAACGAAAAGGGATTGCTTTATGGGGCAGCAAAGAAGATTTTTATAACCAAATAAACTTATTCATCACACAATATGAATCAAACTTAGCGAACTTGGCAACATTGTTTGAACAACAACAGTGGCCAACTTTACAAGCAGAATTACATAAACTTAAAGGGATCTGCGGCAATCTATCACTTACAAAATTAATGCGACAATTAGAAAAGCTAGAAACGGTTGCAACAACAGAACAGCAACAAGCCAAAGCGACACTGCATGACATTGCTGAGTCAATAGATCAATTGAAGTCTGAAGTTACAACACAAATACAGCAAAAAGCGATTGCTGATGTTAACAATAAGAGTGACAACCTTTGTGGTTTAACGGAGGCATTGAAAGCTCTAAAGAGCACCTTAGAGCAGAATGAGATAGACGAAACGATTTTAGACCAATTAACTCAGTATCAAATGCCTCAGTTTGCCTCTGAAGTTGAAGCGATTACTTCAGCAGTTAATGATTTTGAATTCTCCCAAGCAGTCATGCTAACCGAGCAGTTAATTAAAAAGGTTTCTTAA